Part of the Woronichinia naegeliana WA131 genome, ATTCTGAAGCCATCATCCCGCTTATCGTTCAAATTTCAAAAACAAAGGATGAAGGGAGTATGAGACTGTAAAATGGAGAAAATCTTAAAGGGCAGGTCAAAAAATGTTGGAATGGTGGACAAAAAACTTTGCCAGTTGTGAATTGGGAGACGAGAGGCTAAACAATCGTGCCTTCTCGATTGGGAAAAAGTTAAGTGAGGGGTTTGGAAAAGCCTTATCAGAAGTGTTTAAGGGAGGAAACGAGTTAAAGAGGGCCTATGAATTTTTGGGAATCCGAAAACAGACTTTGTCAAGATAATAGAGCCGCACTGTGAAATGACAACTGCCGCCGTAGAAGAATATAAGATAATGCTATCAGTCGGAGATACGACCTTCTTAGATTATCGCAATATCAAGGAAAAAAGGGAAGGGTATGGGCCGACTGGAAAAGGAGGGAATGGATTAATACTGCATAGTGCTTTAGCAATTGAGCCAGAAAAAGGACAAGTATTAGGTTTATTATGGCAAAAACTGTGGAATAGGGAGGTAAAAGAAAAGCCCCCAACAGATGAAACGGCGAAGCAGAAAAAAGAAAGACAGAAAGAACAAAGAAAAGCAGCTCGTCAAAGACCATTTGAGGAAAAAGAATCCTACAAATGGGTAGAGGCTCTAAACACCTGTGAGAAACAGGTAGAAAGTTCAACGAGGGTAATTCATGTATTTGACAGAGAAGGAGATGTTTCAGAAGTCTTTGACTCAGTGCGTCAACTCAAGCATACAGGAGTGCTGGTCAGAGCGTCTCATAATCGTAGTTTAGACAAAAATAGTGAACGACTTTGGCAACATTTGGAATCAGAACCGATTCGTT contains:
- a CDS encoding transposase; translated protein: MLEWWTKNFASCELGDERLNNRAFSIGKKLSEGFGKALSEVFKGGNELKRAYEFLGIRKQTLSR